One genomic segment of Sminthopsis crassicaudata isolate SCR6 chromosome 2, ASM4859323v1, whole genome shotgun sequence includes these proteins:
- the ECSCR gene encoding endothelial cell-specific chemotaxis regulator isoform X2 yields the protein MNTIRAQLCLGIISYILFQGGSSQSPRVQSPGFQQGNKPSTFTTHSASHSTTGIPVSLRMSTLVTTMKSESSNPRTSILNSFQSSPFGPTMKTQTQEATPGRGTSALSHKTRERSPIPTSSVATSDIIPKSTTMDLRTTEKPVFPTPTSETVLTVAAFGVITFIIILVVVVIILVSVVSLRFKCQKNKESEDPQKPDSCGMSESSTAIREKDTSITLISMKNINSNNNKGCFTEEKVL from the exons ATGAACACAATCAGAGCCCAGCTATGTTTGGGGATCATAAGTTACATTTTGTTCCAAg GTGGCTCCTCCCAAAGCCCACGAGTCCAGAGCCCTGGATTTCAACAGG GTAATAAGCCTTCCACCTTTACAACTCACTCGGCATCTCATTCCACCACAGGCATTCCAG TATCTTTAAGGATGTCCACACTGGTAACCACAATGAAGAGTGAATCATCAAATCCAAGAACATCCATCTTGAATAGTTTCCAGTCTTCTCCCTTTGGTCCTACAATGAAGACTCAGACACAAGAAGCCACCCCAGGGCGAG GTACAAGTGCCCTGAGTCATAAAACCAGGGAAAGATCCCCGATCCCCACTTCTTCAG TTGCAACCTCAGACATTATCCCCAAGTCAACCACAATGGACTTAAGAACAACTGAAAAACCTGTCTTCCCCACCCCAACATCTGAGACTGTGCTTACTGTGGCAGCATTTG gAGTTATCACCTTCATCATCATTTTGGTGGTCGTAGTAATTATCCTGGTCAGTGTGGTCAGCCTGAGGTTCAAGTGTCAGAAAAATAAAGAGTCAGAAG ACCCCCAGAAGCCAGACAGTTGTGGAATGTCTGAAAG cTCCACAGCCATTAGGGAGAAGGACACCAGCATCACACTCATCTCCATGAAGAATATTAATTCAAATAATAACAAGGGCTGTTTTACAGAAGAGAAg GTTCTATAA
- the ECSCR gene encoding endothelial cell-specific chemotaxis regulator isoform X1 — protein MNTIRAQLCLGIISYILFQGGSSQSPRVQSPGFQQGNKPSTFTTHSASHSTTGIPVSLRMSTLVTTMKSESSNPRTSILNSFQSSPFGPTMKTQTQEATPGRAVGTSALSHKTRERSPIPTSSVATSDIIPKSTTMDLRTTEKPVFPTPTSETVLTVAAFGVITFIIILVVVVIILVSVVSLRFKCQKNKESEDPQKPDSCGMSESSTAIREKDTSITLISMKNINSNNNKGCFTEEKVL, from the exons ATGAACACAATCAGAGCCCAGCTATGTTTGGGGATCATAAGTTACATTTTGTTCCAAg GTGGCTCCTCCCAAAGCCCACGAGTCCAGAGCCCTGGATTTCAACAGG GTAATAAGCCTTCCACCTTTACAACTCACTCGGCATCTCATTCCACCACAGGCATTCCAG TATCTTTAAGGATGTCCACACTGGTAACCACAATGAAGAGTGAATCATCAAATCCAAGAACATCCATCTTGAATAGTTTCCAGTCTTCTCCCTTTGGTCCTACAATGAAGACTCAGACACAAGAAGCCACCCCAGGGCGAG CTGTAGGTACAAGTGCCCTGAGTCATAAAACCAGGGAAAGATCCCCGATCCCCACTTCTTCAG TTGCAACCTCAGACATTATCCCCAAGTCAACCACAATGGACTTAAGAACAACTGAAAAACCTGTCTTCCCCACCCCAACATCTGAGACTGTGCTTACTGTGGCAGCATTTG gAGTTATCACCTTCATCATCATTTTGGTGGTCGTAGTAATTATCCTGGTCAGTGTGGTCAGCCTGAGGTTCAAGTGTCAGAAAAATAAAGAGTCAGAAG ACCCCCAGAAGCCAGACAGTTGTGGAATGTCTGAAAG cTCCACAGCCATTAGGGAGAAGGACACCAGCATCACACTCATCTCCATGAAGAATATTAATTCAAATAATAACAAGGGCTGTTTTACAGAAGAGAAg GTTCTATAA